Within the Candidatus Atribacteria bacterium ADurb.Bin276 genome, the region GTCAGATAAGATTCTCACATCACTGCGTTCCTCGCAATGACGGAACAATAAAAAATTCAAATCCCCCTTACCCCTTTTCTTAAGGGGGAAATTGATTTCTGAATAGTTATTTTCATCCTCATCTGGTGCCATGAAAGTGGCATGAACATCTATCAATATATTACCGAATAATACAGCCTTTTTCTTTAGTTGACCTTCTCGAGTAGACTGGATATAATGTAAATCGCAAACTTATTATTAATTTATAAAATCGATGCAAAGAAAGGAGAAAACTCAAGCATGAAAAGGACTTACCAGCCTCATAATCTAAGAAAAAAACGTACTCATGGCTTTTTGAAAAGAATGAGTACCCAAGGGGGAAGAGACGTTATAAAAAGAAGGAGAGCCAAAGGAAGAAAACGTTTGTGTGTTTAAAAAGTTATTAAATGGAAACCATAACATCCTCAAAAGACTTCAAGCACATATTTAAAAACGGAAAAAAAATTGACTGTGGTCCTATCCGTTTATGGTACCTCGAAAAAAAAGTTGCAAAAATGAGGATATGTTTTATTGGAAGAA harbors:
- the rpmH gene encoding 50S ribosomal protein L34, producing the protein MKRTYQPHNLRKKRTHGFLKRMSTQGGRDVIKRRRAKGRKRLCV